Below is a genomic region from Ahaetulla prasina isolate Xishuangbanna chromosome 16, ASM2864084v1, whole genome shotgun sequence.
TTTTTGTTTGTGCGACTGACTCCAAAACAGATGGACGAGGGCACCTCGCAGTcttgggcgggtgggcgggcgggcgggggtggtggtgagAAGGCAAGAGCTTCATTTCCCTTGTAATTGACGCATGGAGAGAGAAATCCGTCATCCCGAAGGGCAGGGGGGTGTCTTCATATCCGAAGTGATGGGGGGGGGATCAGGTTGCTGCGGAGttggggtgagggtgggggcTTTCAAGGTACTTTTCAGATCTGCATCACCCACAGATAAGGAATTGAGCAGAGCCCAGTTGAAGAAATACTTGACTGTTTTTACATTAGATAAAGATCTTTGGAGGAGGGGCTTATGGAATTGGAACAAGGGTGCCCCAAATCTGCCTGGCTTCTCCAGAGGGGCCCTTGTTCGGCAGGGCCTTTGCATTTGGTGTGAATCGGCTCCCCCATGCACCCCAAGTGTCCTTCTGCAACTAGCTCACAGGGGAGACTCCCCCAGGAGCCGAAGCCCCTCTCAGGCCACTCCTTGTCCTGCAGCCAGAGCGGCAAGTGGAGGGGCCTGCCTTCCCAGCTCTTCCAAAACGCCAGCCCGCCAGCCACCATGCAGGGTGGACCTTCTTGGTGGCAGGGCCTTTTGTGAGCATGGGGCCTTTCCCACACCTTCGTCTTGGTGGGGCTGCTGAGAAGAAGGCAGCCCACTCCCTCCCCTGCATGCAGAAAGGCGGTATTCAGCCCCTCTTCCTGGGTCACCCCTCCCCCGCCCAGCTCTTTTCTTCCCCAGGATGGGCTGGTTCCCTGCACCCCTCGGAGCTCCCTCTGGTTCCTTTCAAAGGGGCATTGAGTacttctctgccccctcccccctcgcGCACCCCCACTGTCCCCCTTCAGCCTTTTTCCAGCTATTCATTCCCAGGAcagcccctccttcctcctccccctgctCCCCTCTCTCAAGCAGCTGGTATGCTAATGAGCCCTCCCCCCCCAGAAAGGGGCTGAGGGGGTGGGTGTCCAGAAGCCATGCCAGGAACAGCCACCAAACAAAGGAGGCTCCCACCAGCCCAGCTTTTCACATTCAAATCCATTAAACAGGGAGCTCCAGTCTCTTATTCAGAGCCCTGCATTAAATCCAGGAGGGAGGCTCTTTTTCCTAGGctggtggggtgggtgggctggcTGGAGGAGCACATAGGGGGCTGCAGAAGGGCTCGGGCAAAGGGTCTACCTGGCCCATTCCCAGGTAGTCCTGGATGAGAACTGGGAAGGGCAGCCTTCCATTTTGCCACACAGTCCTTCATTGGGCACGGGTTCTGTGTTGCCAGTCTTGCAGGCTGGCACTTCAGAGCTCAGTCGGCAGATGAGCGGCTGTCGCCcatctgggaggggcagggcagtgGACAGGCTCAACCCTGGGGAGGACATCCCTTGCTGTTACCTCCCTCCAATCCACTCAGAGATACATTGCAGCCTTATTAAATTGGAGGGGGGGCTAAATGGCTCTCACAGGCATGATCTCCCCAGTGACCTGTgcccccttccccagtttccttgcCCAGGATCAGGGGTCCTTCAAGCAGGACCCAGGCGTCTGCCTCAGACCAGCCCTGCTTGACAATGCAAGTGGGGGATTTCCCTCCCCCCAGACCCTCTTCCTCTCTGAGATTGGCTTTGGGGGGGTGTCCTTCCTTCCTGGTCTCTCTATTCATACCCCCCCCTTGCCACCTTCCAAGGAAAGCAAAGCGAGGAGGGGTCCCTCCCTGGAGGAGGTGCCAGCCACGGGTCTCCGCTCTCAATGCGCCATTCACCCTGCTCAGCCACACAGAAAATCTCGGTCATCAGATCCTTGCCCTGCCTGGAGACAACTGtggctttcttctttttaagggctgtaaagcacggaGCTGTcccttttggggagggggctgagAAGCAGCGGcagctttggtgggaaaggcTGGTGTGGCGGAGAGCAGTTGCCCATTCAGCCCAGGGCCCTGCCTGAGAGCACCTCTCCCGTGTGTCTGTGTGTCCTGCAGGCTCCGCACAGGCCATTGCAAAGatatgctcccccccccccgtcccttcccttcccccaaggGTGCATTGGGGAAAGCTAGTGATGTTCTCGCCCTATGCAGGGGACCAAATGGTCCAGGAGAAGTTGCCTGTTTGTGGggaagtgtgtgtttgtgtgtccagATAGGCCAGAGACTCAGCTGCCGAGCTGAAATGGCGGTTGGGGTGCCTTGAAGGGCTGCCCCGGGATAAGATTGGAGCCAAGACGTGCCGAACAAGTGATGGGGAGCAATGGGGCAGGCCCTCCTTGCCTGTGGATGCCTGGGGCAGCTGCTGCCTTCCCAAAGGCCTGAGGGAGCTCTGGGGAAGACAGTGCTGGCCCCCCTGGCGCCCCCTGCTGGTACCAAGGGGAAAAAGCCACCAGGGAAAGGATGGCAGAAGCCCACCCCCCTCCCCTggacccctcccccccagcccagGGCTTGAGATGGGAAGAGCCACAGTGAGCAAACTCTTGGTTGGCAGAAAACATTGCTGACGGACACGAGAGCAACTTGACTTTGTGTGGCACGAGATGCCAGGGAGAGGGAGGGTCCCGTAGTGAGGAGACGGGCTCGCTTCAGTCCAGCAGCTGTGTTTATTGATGCCAGTAAGCCGGTTTTGAAAACAGGGCTGGTCCTCTTGCTTCCTGGCCTCTCACAGGGCGGACGGGCGCAAGAACTCCTCCCCGTCTGCAAGGGGAGACGGGGGCGTTTGGTCCCTTTCCCCTCCAAGCCGGCTGCCTGCGCTCAGGAGGGCCAGGGGGCTTGGCAGGACCTGGCCCAGGAGGGAGGATCAGGCTGGAAAAGGCCCCTCCCTCGCCCGTGCAAAGAGTAACCCCTCCCCatgtctctccctcccctttaGGATCGCATCCCCATGGGAGACTGCCACCAAGGGCCTCTTTCCCCACCTACCGCTGGGGAGGAGGCCGCAGTACTCCTGGCACTCCTTCTCCAGGTAGAACTTGTTGGCATTGCCTCCGCAGCCCTGGAAGGTGAGGCACCTGCCCTGCTTGGCATCGAAGGCCCAGAAGGTGTCCTTGCAGGGCTCTCCCGGCACGATGGGCAGGCGGCAGGCAGCTGtgggcagagagggagggagaggttgCCACTGGGCATCCAGGCGGGACGGAGGAGGGCGCGGGAACCGCTGGCCCCGCTACACTCACCCTCTGTCCGGCAGGTCTGCAGGCAGCCGCGCTCTGAGAGGAAGTTGTTTTGATTTCCCCGGCAGCCACCGTAGAAGAACCTCTCACAGTTCTGGGATGTGGTGTTGTAGAAGTAGCGCAGCTCCATCCCCAGGCAGGGGCCGGCATCCCTGGGCTGCAGGCAGaaatctggggggtggggggtgggggagaaaggctTATGCCAGCCCAGTTGGACTGAAGGCTGTGCCCAGGAGAGCCGTTTCAGGCAGGGGAAGAGTAACCCCCAGCGGCATAATCGTGCCCACACTGTTGTGCCCTCTCCTTCACTGACCGCCCAACCAATGTGGGTCCTCCGGGGGCAGCCGTGGGGAGCGCCAGCTTAGGGAAGGGGACGTAAGGCTTCCCGGGATCCCTGGGAAGCTCACCTTCTCTGTTGCCCCCCACAAATGATGGGGAGCCATCGGCAGAGCCTGCTTCCTCATCCCAGGTGCTCCTCCGGTCTCTCTGGGGGAGAAAACGGGCCAGTCGTGAGCTCAGGTGGGGAGAGGGGCATTAAGGGCTGAGCCCAGGGAGGAGGAAATGGTACCTGCTGGTTGAGTTCTGCCTGGGGGGGGACACACTCCCCTGAGGAAAGAGAGACTGGTCAGGGGGGTGGCATTGTCTCCACTGCAGGAGGGGCAGACCAGCCAGACAGCCTCGAAGACTGGCATGAGCTCCCTCCCTCGCCCTCTGTCTGCCCCCCATCACACCCTCACACCCTGCATCTCCTGGCCTGGGAagatccttcccctcctcccctctagCTTCTGGTTTGCCTGTTTCTGTCAGTCTGAAGAAGGCGTCCTCAGGAATGCCCAGGGTCACGGAGAACTGTCTGAAGTCCTCTATGAGGTCCTCAGGCAGGTCGGGGCTCCTCCCTGGAATGGACAAGAGGGGCGCGACTTTGGCATCCCTGCCAGGTTGAATCCCTCCGTGCTGCAGGTTTGCTGGGACTCGAGTAGCAGACGATGGGCAGGGCTGGCAGCTGACATTGCTGTGTTGCAGGCCTTTGTGGGGCTCTGGGAGGCAGCCTGGATGTCCTCCAAGTGGGACTCCCATTTCCTCCCCCAGAGCAGCCAAGGGAGGCTGACCCAGCCGTTGGCCAAGAGGCCTGGAAATGTCCCTGAGCTTAGGGCAGCCTCTCTGCTTGGCTCTGCTCCCGGCAGCCCTGGAGGGCAAACCCTCCTGCCCACCCCACGCCACCCACCCCCGCCTGATGAAAATCAGGGTAAACAGGAAgacggtgggcggagccttcctttGCCCTTGGACCCCAATCCACCTAGGCATCTCCAACCTGCCACTCCCGGGTGGGTTCCTCTGCTGTGGACCAGGGGGATGGTGCCATGTCTCCAGCTGGGGGGCCAGAAACATGGGTCCTTCTCAAGGCAACCCAATCAGATCTGGAGGGGCTGCCTTGGAGGCTGTGGGGGCCCTTGGTAACCCCTCTCTGGCCCCAAAAGTGGCGAGCTGAGCCATCTGTCCCAGGAACCCCCCACCCATGTTCAGTTTTGCCCCAGACTGGCTCCCATCCCTGCAGCAGCCACCTACCGTAAAGTTGGGTGGTGACAGTATAGCCGTAGCTGCTGTTCTTCTTCCAGGCAAGGAAGGCGTAGTCATCATAGTTGGTGCGAGCCACGTAGCCCTCAATGTGGGTCTCCCACCCTGGGGGGAGCGGGGGGAAGGGAAGGCAGAATGATTCCACACTCTGAGGCCCCAGCAGCCCCCccatttccttccccttcctaggaaccccactctgaaccttcctATGGCCCAAAACGGTGGACCACAAATGCTCCCCCTCCTCCAAAACCCACTTGCTGAGCACCGAAGTCTCCCAACCTACTAGAATTGTAGTAATAGTATTTCCCAGGGATGTTGCTCTTCTGATAAACTCCCACCGCTTGGCTGCAGGTGCCTTGCCTGCAAGAGGAGATGGGAGAGAGTGGCTGAGAACCGATGAGGTGGTGCGAATTGTTAATTACTGGCTGGTCTTGAGGCCATGAGGGCTGAACCTACCGAAGCCTCGTGGAGGTGACCGAGAGCTCCTTGCTGGTGTCCCCAGGAGCCACCTCCAGCGTCCCCATCAGGTAGCGCTCTTTATATTTCTTCAGCCACTTGCAGGTTGTGCCTAGCGCGATGGCGTACCACTTCCCGTAGACCTGGTGAGGACAACCCAAAAGTGGTCATTTTAAAACCACGTCTGATACCCAAAGCAGACTTTGGCAGAGTTTCAACCTCCGTTCCTAAAGGCTGGCGTTTCTCTTTTTTGTACCAGTCCTCCGTTAGAGTTGGGGGTCCTTGTGATATTTCTAGCTAGAATCCCAGCCCTAGCTACTCTGTTTCGACAGAACGGAGGTTACGCCACATCCATAAGAATCAAAGAAAGGGTGAAAGAGATTGCAGGCTGAGTTTTAAGAGGCCCATCCCTCATTTTATCATGTCAGCACAAAGGGGTCTTACTCTTGCTTCGTCAAAATCCTTCTGGATTTGGATGGGGTCAGCTGGAGCGATTGGACTGCCGCTGGCTGAGAGGAAAACGGCAGTGCAGACGAGAAGAAGCCCCACCTGCGGCTCCATGGCTGCGGCTGCACTTCTGCTCTGCTCAGCTCCTATGGGCAGTTCTGGCGCTGCAAAGGGGCAGCTTTGTTTTTCTAGCGTGAGGAAATTTGAACTTTGGCCTCCGGGCTGCACCAAAGGTGAACGGCCTTGTGATGAATGTGGCCGCCTGGGAGCCTGAAGTCGGGGTCTGCAGAAAGACCCCTCCCGGTTGAACTTGAGAGGGGGGACAGAGAAACGTATTTGGGTAAGGCGATGGGGGCTTCCTTCCCAGTCTTCCCAGTCCCTTCAGCTGAGACAGAGGGGTCTCGCCAAGCCCTGCCTTGACTGCAGGACGGTAGCCTCCTTTCAGGCAGAGGGTCCTGGTGGGCAGATCTGCATCCTTGTCCTTGGGAGAAGGCCATTCCTGGAGACTCTTGCTTTGGTCTGGCTTGACCAGAGGTATCCTGACACCATGGGGTCTTTCTGTCAGCCTGCAGACCCTCAAGCTCTCCCTTGCTGTCTGTGCGCCTTCTCCCAAGAATAATTAACCAAAGCAAACAGTGGGAGACAACAACTAGCATCCAAGGTTGTAACCCCTCCAAGGTCTTCCGTTTGGACATTGGATTCTAAACATGCAACGTTATCGAAAGCCAGCAGCCAGAATTCATCAGAAGTGCCCCAAATCTGAAGTGTTTTCCCCTCTGGTTTTGCTGTAAACAGATCTCCAGCATAGCTCCCTGCCAGCTGAAAAGATGGGCAGCTCAGCCGGCCACACAGGAAGCAGTTCAATTAGCCCAGATGGGATTCAGGCAGAGCCAGGAGGAACTCTTCCAGGGCCTAATATGGGTTTAAGCAACCCCTCAGCTCAGCCTCAGGTGCTCTGGATGAAGCCAGCTTGAACCAGAGGAGCCTTTCCCTGCAGGGGATCGGGTGGCCCGCTCAGTCACATGTTAAGCTGGCCATTTTCCTTGGGAGCTGGGAGTGACCCACTCGGGGGTGAAGTGTGCGGGACCCTTGGACCGGCCCCTGCAGAAAAATTGGCCAGCTCTTCAAGGCAGAATTCCGGCTaagactccccgacgggttccaGGGAGAACCTTCAGATTGTGATGCGTTCCAGTGACACATAAAAGCATCACAATTTCGCTTCTGATGTCACAGAGCCCCAGCAGAGGCTGCACAAATCCAGGGTGGAACAAGGGAGGCTGAGTTTTGCTGGCACTTGCTGCCTGTTTCTCTCGAGGCGcagaagagggtttttgggaggaaAGGGGGGCGCGATCCAAAGGACTCAGGATGAGgttcaagagaaaaaaagatcTGAAGGAGCAAATTCGTGAACTGCAGTCCATCATTCACATCCAAGGTAGCCCCCCGAGTGCACCCATTTGGCTGGATCCTGGCATCTTCCTgactggggagggtggggggtccTGGCTGGCCTTTAGCAAATGGATCTTGCTGGGCTGCTGTTTATGGGAGGACCTCCAAGAGGGGCCTAGTGCAGCAGCCCTCTTCCCCTGCGAGTCCCCTCCACCCGCGTTTCTTTTCAGAACAAGGGAGGAAGCTCCGCACGCAAGGAAGCGAGGAGGCCGTGCGCAAGAACAGGGACCTGATCGGCTTTCTGCGCACCACCCTGCGGGCAGAGATGCACGAGCTGAATCTCGGGCTGAAGGTGAGCAGCCTGGGTCTCCCTGGCAcaacagagagaaggagaggcagGGTGGCACCCGGTTAAGCCCAAGCCCTCTCGCCCTGTCCCGTTGGGTGGGTGGTCTGCAGCTCTCACCTCTTTTTCTCTGCTCCTTCCAGTATGACCACGTCACGATCAGCAGGGCCTGCCTAGACAGGAAGCGGGTGAAAATCGCTTTGGCAGAATACACTGTGGAGGTAACCGGTGGGCAGGTCCTTCCCCCATCACCTTCCCTCCAGGTCTCCTCAATGGGCCCTtcagttgtgacccaggcccaagtaggtagtaagaaactcagtccgtgaaaaatacaagcaaactttattcaaccagctgagaattacttcattcccagcattgttcaactcaaattaaaacaaatgcctcccaacacaaattcctcagttctctcacaaaccttggtccaattaggcaaactgccaaaggcctttcttggcaaacgtttacaagacacaaaaataaatgcaagacgtagatgaagcagaagacgaagctaccaacattgttttccggcaaagcccaaacatcggtgatggtctgttttaagccttatgggaggggccaatcatctcttggccctactccaaagttgtcctttttgcttgagctgctcttgccttctggcagctcctctcatgcgtgcattaggaacaggctccaactgttcctctgcctcactactatcagtctctggaggctccgaagtccacacctcacttcccgatggccctggcctcacctcagcctcatcgctatccgactccgttgccagctccgcaggctgctgacggaccacaacaccttcCACCCCTTCCTAGCAAGCTCGAGAATCCCTGAGCCAACGGGTCTTCGATCGGATGAACACTCACAACATCCTCTTGTATGAAGTCAAGCGCCGGGGGAACCGCCTGGAGGAGCTCCAGGTGACGCTGCAGGACCTCATCGACCTGGAAATGGCCAGCCCTGAGCTCCAGCTGCAGCTCCAGGTGAGATCTGTCCCTGCTCTGCCCTGCCCTGGGATGGAGGACCCTAGGATGCCCAGGGAGGGTGGGGAATGTTTCCCTCTGCCTTCTTTGTGCATGCAGACGATCCGTCAGCTGGAGAACAACATTGAGAAGATGCAGGTGAACATTGCGACTGCGGACAAGGTCCACATCCTGTACGTGAAAATGGTAGACGTGCTGAGAACTGTGAGTCCGGTGCTTTGGCCATCCTCTGCAGGGAGTCTTCTTGCTCGCAGAGGATGTGGGTCTGATCCACACTGTGGCAGTCCTTCTGTCCTCATGCCTGGGGTGTGTGTCCATCCTGGGTGCTGCACAGGACTGACCTTGTTGCCCGGTGGGTACAGGAAAGCTGCAGCCCATTCACTCTGTGGGCTCTCCA
It encodes:
- the LOC131186120 gene encoding protein AMBP-like produces the protein MEPQVGLLLVCTAVFLSASGSPIAPADPIQIQKDFDEARVYGKWYAIALGTTCKWLKKYKERYLMGTLEVAPGDTSKELSVTSTRLRQGTCSQAVGVYQKSNIPGKYYYYNSRWETHIEGYVARTNYDDYAFLAWKKNSSYGYTVTTQLYGRSPDLPEDLIEDFRQFSVTLGIPEDAFFRLTETGECVPPQAELNQQRDRRSTWDEEAGSADGSPSFVGGNREDFCLQPRDAGPCLGMELRYFYNTTSQNCERFFYGGCRGNQNNFLSERGCLQTCRTEAACRLPIVPGEPCKDTFWAFDAKQGRCLTFQGCGGNANKFYLEKECQEYCGLLPSDGEEFLRPSAL